The Anabaena sp. WA102 genome contains a region encoding:
- a CDS encoding substrate-binding domain-containing protein — translation MWQQQQKNPVIIKLALVMAIVTSPMVANFLISLPIQAESKNETPDFPLPEKVENGTVVKVDSSRNSLLVNQRLKENFETQFSGTKVEIAINGNEDAVKAVLDGKADLASLGRKLTPEEKAQGLKEVLVRQEKIAIIVGMNNPFYDGLTTEQFAKIFRGEITDWSELGNAKGKIRFIDRPFDSDTRNSFSEYSVFKSRQVLTGTNAVQLVKDDTPNIVKELSNDGISYVLASQISKLPDVRVLKVQDFLPDNSKYPFFQSFVYVYKENPSPKVRDFLGFVLAKPGEESIKAAKEAEAIAIAAISIQTMSLPVANISTTTPSEIPLTTPSEIPTATPTVTPSVSQSPSLVTPTPEKLVIPEPQDARREIQLINLFDNPSMITKNMRFLLLMPLLLIAGFSSFLPLWLRRRKRTVTSSASLPIEKAQTSSNQESDSLPETMFTRSDSEAFASILNSNGNSNGNGLNGPNYHKDDDNQEITSVSNIAIIDVPQTTYPNNQIQEMSEINLDLNYDEVAWETEDPVIVVNSYFPQIPNIHHQPINADISSNEVSNIPLEAPETPVIKSNQKITSLSELLGITSTPVKSDNSITEVLNLTQAPQPVSQSPQTQDLLSDLSSDLPFELGEALNAITSEITFNTAEIEEEIYPTPLPLPATNEAIAMELDAEIEAWTNINPINATGNTRIIFTPRTPKWAYLSWYISEDHQQALHNQGFTMLAIRVYDVTNLDLSYQRPQFDAQYECETAINDRYVPISKGERDYMTEIGYVNRDNQWLCLARSGTVRIFSRPSTDFWVIVDTELVLHGATEAGANVTIDGQKVKVNPDGTFKLTVPFVDNSVDYHIMATSANREYRKTIDQKFFQEQKEG, via the coding sequence ATGTGGCAACAACAACAAAAAAATCCTGTAATTATCAAACTGGCCTTAGTAATGGCTATAGTTACCAGTCCAATGGTAGCAAATTTCTTAATTTCCCTACCCATCCAAGCAGAATCCAAGAATGAGACTCCAGATTTTCCCCTACCAGAAAAAGTAGAAAATGGGACTGTAGTTAAAGTTGATAGTTCTCGTAACTCCCTACTTGTCAACCAACGCTTAAAAGAAAACTTTGAAACCCAGTTTTCGGGAACTAAAGTAGAAATTGCAATTAACGGCAATGAAGATGCTGTAAAAGCGGTTTTAGATGGTAAAGCTGATCTAGCATCCCTTGGTCGCAAACTCACTCCAGAAGAAAAAGCACAAGGTCTAAAAGAGGTGCTAGTGCGTCAAGAAAAAATTGCCATCATTGTTGGTATGAATAATCCCTTCTATGATGGTTTGACTACTGAGCAATTTGCTAAGATTTTTCGAGGAGAAATTACAGATTGGTCAGAATTGGGAAATGCCAAAGGTAAAATTAGATTTATAGATCGTCCCTTCGATAGTGATACTCGTAATTCCTTTAGTGAGTATTCAGTATTCAAGTCTAGACAAGTATTGACAGGTACTAATGCGGTGCAACTGGTGAAAGACGACACACCTAACATTGTTAAAGAATTAAGTAATGACGGCATTAGCTATGTGTTAGCAAGTCAAATTTCTAAACTACCGGATGTGCGGGTATTAAAAGTACAAGATTTTTTGCCAGATAATTCTAAATATCCTTTTTTCCAGTCTTTTGTTTACGTTTATAAAGAAAATCCCAGTCCTAAAGTTAGAGATTTTCTAGGTTTTGTTTTAGCCAAACCAGGAGAAGAGTCTATAAAAGCGGCTAAAGAAGCAGAAGCAATTGCTATTGCAGCCATATCCATACAAACTATGTCTCTGCCTGTGGCTAATATCTCTACCACCACCCCTTCAGAAATTCCTTTAACAACTCCTTCAGAAATACCTACAGCCACCCCCACAGTAACTCCTTCCGTTTCTCAAAGTCCATCTTTAGTAACACCAACGCCTGAAAAATTAGTTATACCCGAACCTCAAGACGCTAGAAGGGAAATACAGTTGATAAACCTCTTTGATAATCCCTCCATGATTACCAAAAATATGAGGTTTTTATTACTAATGCCTTTATTACTAATTGCGGGATTCAGTAGCTTTTTGCCATTGTGGTTGAGAAGAAGAAAGCGAACAGTTACCAGCAGCGCTTCGCTACCGATTGAAAAAGCACAGACATCCTCAAATCAAGAAAGTGATTCTCTTCCAGAGACAATGTTTACTCGGTCAGATTCAGAAGCATTTGCATCAATATTAAATAGTAATGGGAATAGTAATGGTAATGGACTTAATGGTCCAAATTACCACAAAGATGATGATAACCAGGAAATAACGTCAGTGAGTAATATAGCCATTATAGATGTACCACAGACAACTTACCCCAATAATCAAATTCAGGAAATGTCTGAAATTAATCTTGATCTCAACTATGATGAAGTTGCTTGGGAGACAGAAGACCCTGTTATTGTCGTCAATAGTTACTTTCCACAAATCCCGAATATTCACCACCAGCCAATTAATGCAGATATTTCCAGCAATGAAGTCAGTAATATTCCATTAGAAGCACCAGAAACGCCTGTAATTAAATCTAATCAAAAGATTACATCCTTATCAGAATTACTTGGTATTACCTCCACACCAGTTAAGTCAGATAACAGCATAACAGAAGTTCTCAACCTAACCCAAGCACCTCAACCAGTCAGCCAATCACCACAAACTCAAGATTTATTATCTGATTTATCATCTGACTTGCCATTCGAGTTAGGGGAGGCTTTAAACGCCATTACTAGTGAAATTACCTTCAATACCGCGGAAATAGAAGAAGAGATATATCCTACTCCCTTGCCTCTTCCAGCTACAAATGAAGCTATAGCAATGGAATTAGATGCTGAGATAGAAGCCTGGACTAATATTAATCCCATCAATGCGACTGGAAATACTAGAATTATTTTCACACCCCGCACTCCCAAATGGGCTTACCTATCTTGGTATATTTCTGAAGATCATCAACAAGCATTACACAATCAAGGATTTACCATGTTGGCTATCCGCGTCTATGATGTTACCAATCTTGATCTGAGCTATCAGCGTCCTCAGTTCGATGCACAATACGAATGTGAAACCGCAATCAATGATCGTTATGTACCTATTTCCAAAGGTGAACGGGACTACATGACAGAAATCGGTTATGTGAATCGTGATAATCAGTGGTTGTGTTTAGCGCGTTCTGGAACAGTTCGTATTTTTAGTCGTCCCAGTACAGATTTCTGGGTTATCGTTGATACAGAATTGGTTCTTCATGGTGCTACAGAAGCAGGTGCAAATGTCACTATTGATGGTCAAAAAGTCAAGGTCAATCCTGATGGTACATTTAAGTTAACTGTCCCCTTTGTGGATAATTCAGTTGACTATCATATAATGGCTACTTCTGCTAATAGAGAATATAGGAAAACTATTGATCAGAAGTTTTTCCAAGAACAAAAAGAGGGTTAG
- a CDS encoding tetratricopeptide repeat protein — MKQRHLVSGNLINISNFLKLPFLTFYMVLLTCLLTTTGVKAIDITQQIHRPLNNPANKSSRNVADKLLRQGRQQLSQGFPQKTLKLSLAALEIYHSLGDLKAQGLTYDLLANTYLQLNDINNAEDAIRRQLAIARDNQDFQNQIFALNNLATLFLQKGENIAAQETLEDALVVARNIINPEGQGLSLSNLSLVAFRIGDYHKAVKIGEYALTFRRQIGDIIGEANTLNNLGDAYLAMGDYQKTIGSYSLAMQLAEKSFERPNQLRAIDGLVTANTALGRYDLALKLLDNRVKLTDSINNPAEDLKYLFVSGEIYEKMGNFTKAKDLYTQAISIAQKLEDSKQESLLVYKLNELKNR; from the coding sequence ATGAAACAGCGGCATTTAGTATCAGGAAATCTAATTAATATCAGCAATTTCTTAAAATTACCATTTTTGACTTTTTATATGGTACTACTCACCTGTTTATTGACTACCACAGGTGTAAAAGCGATTGATATTACCCAACAAATTCATCGTCCTTTAAATAATCCCGCAAATAAATCATCACGAAATGTAGCTGATAAATTACTCAGACAAGGTAGACAGCAATTATCCCAAGGATTTCCCCAAAAAACCCTAAAATTATCCTTAGCAGCTTTGGAAATTTATCACTCATTAGGTGATTTAAAAGCCCAGGGTTTAACTTATGATTTATTAGCTAATACCTATCTACAATTAAATGATATCAATAATGCTGAAGATGCCATTCGCCGACAGTTAGCGATCGCCCGCGATAATCAAGATTTTCAAAATCAAATTTTTGCCCTAAATAATCTAGCTACATTATTTCTCCAAAAAGGCGAAAATATCGCCGCCCAAGAAACTCTTGAAGATGCTTTAGTAGTGGCTCGTAATATTATTAACCCAGAAGGACAAGGGCTATCTTTAAGTAATTTAAGCTTGGTTGCTTTCCGCATAGGTGATTATCATAAAGCCGTGAAAATTGGCGAATATGCCTTAACTTTCCGCCGCCAGATTGGTGATATTATTGGTGAAGCTAATACCCTAAATAATCTTGGTGATGCTTATTTAGCTATGGGCGATTATCAAAAGACTATTGGTAGTTATAGTTTGGCAATGCAGTTAGCTGAAAAAAGTTTTGAACGTCCCAATCAATTACGAGCAATTGATGGTTTAGTCACAGCTAATACTGCATTAGGTCGTTACGATTTAGCTTTGAAACTGTTAGACAATCGTGTTAAACTAACTGATTCTATTAACAATCCCGCAGAAGATCTAAAATATTTATTTGTCTCTGGAGAAATTTATGAGAAAATGGGCAACTTTACCAAAGCTAAGGATTTATATACACAAGCTATTTCCATAGCCCAGAAATTAGAAGATAGTAAACAAGAAAGTTTATTAGTCTATAAACTTAATGAATTAAAAAACCGTTAA
- a CDS encoding efflux RND transporter periplasmic adaptor subunit — MTFYIEIPLIGKKVKYPLRWLMGLIASGVLIVGTTATIKTIQQRNKPLDISKLTVPVEAKSVTVRITASGKVQPVESVNISPKSPGLLAGLNVEQGDTIKQGQIIARMDNSEIKMRILQYKANLDQAKAQLADSEAGSRPEEIAQGKARVDQAQAQLAIIRDGNRLQEIQQAQAQVDSAKASVALTQSRVKRYQDLAKDGAISQDSLEQYVSENSKAKANLEEAQRRLSLLKVGNRNQDIQKQAAIVNQEKEGLRKLENGNRPQEIAKLKAAVASAEAQLKQQQVQLEDTIIRAPFSGIVTQRYATVGAYVSPAISASSDASATSTSIVALAKGLEVLAKVPEVDIPQIKQGQKVEIAIDAYPDEVFQGRVRLIAPEAVVEQNVTSFQVRVAIDKTANKLRSGMNVSEVTFIGNNIQNALLIPQELIVTQKGKTGVWLLGEKNKPQFKLVTIGANIDNQIQVLEGLKAGDRIFIDLPKTKGKGNKEPEK; from the coding sequence ATGACTTTTTACATTGAAATTCCCTTAATTGGCAAAAAAGTTAAATATCCATTGCGGTGGTTAATGGGTTTGATAGCTAGTGGTGTTTTAATTGTGGGAACAACAGCCACGATCAAAACCATCCAGCAAAGAAATAAACCCCTAGATATTAGTAAATTAACTGTTCCTGTAGAAGCAAAAAGCGTAACTGTCCGCATTACTGCTAGTGGCAAAGTTCAACCAGTTGAAAGTGTGAATATTAGTCCTAAAAGTCCAGGATTATTGGCAGGTTTAAATGTTGAACAGGGAGATACTATCAAACAAGGACAAATAATTGCTCGCATGGATAATTCGGAAATTAAAATGCGAATTCTCCAATATAAAGCTAATTTAGACCAAGCAAAAGCACAATTAGCAGATAGCGAAGCCGGCAGTCGTCCCGAAGAAATTGCCCAAGGAAAAGCCCGTGTAGACCAAGCACAGGCTCAATTAGCGATTATTCGAGATGGTAATCGTTTACAGGAAATTCAACAGGCACAGGCTCAAGTAGACTCAGCAAAAGCTTCTGTGGCACTGACCCAATCTAGAGTCAAACGTTATCAAGATTTAGCTAAAGATGGGGCTATTTCCCAAGATAGTTTAGAACAATATGTGAGTGAAAATAGTAAAGCTAAGGCTAATTTAGAAGAAGCACAACGCCGATTATCTTTACTAAAAGTGGGCAACCGCAACCAAGATATTCAAAAGCAAGCAGCAATTGTTAATCAAGAAAAGGAAGGATTACGAAAATTAGAAAATGGTAATCGTCCCCAAGAAATTGCCAAATTGAAAGCAGCAGTAGCTAGTGCGGAAGCTCAGTTAAAACAACAACAAGTTCAATTAGAAGATACAATTATCCGCGCTCCTTTTTCGGGAATTGTAACTCAAAGATACGCGACAGTGGGGGCTTATGTGAGTCCGGCTATTTCTGCTTCTAGTGATGCTTCGGCAACATCTACTTCTATAGTTGCTTTAGCTAAAGGTTTAGAAGTGCTGGCTAAAGTTCCTGAAGTGGATATTCCCCAAATTAAACAGGGACAAAAAGTGGAAATTGCCATTGATGCTTATCCTGACGAAGTTTTTCAGGGACGAGTCCGGTTGATTGCTCCCGAAGCGGTAGTTGAGCAAAATGTCACATCTTTTCAGGTGCGGGTGGCTATTGATAAGACAGCAAATAAACTGCGTTCGGGAATGAATGTTAGTGAAGTGACATTTATTGGTAATAATATCCAAAATGCGCTGTTAATACCTCAAGAGTTAATTGTTACTCAAAAGGGAAAAACTGGTGTGTGGTTATTGGGTGAAAAAAATAAACCCCAATTTAAGTTAGTCACAATTGGCGCAAATATTGATAACCAAATCCAGGTTTTAGAAGGCTTAAAAGCAGGCGATCGCATATTTATTGATCTACCTAAAACCAAGGGCAAAGGAAATAAAGAACCGGAAAAATAA
- a CDS encoding PAS domain S-box protein, translating to MKLVAEVSIDQTKPLNPLVDGLNEKLIDLPSLHQIIDYSPVTIGHDSYVMDAIKLMNQVAVSHLTQEAKDYVLVVEGKKLQGILTIKDVLRVVASNTNLSAVKMADVMNQPPITLKKSDSEHILTVLALLNQHDIQHLPIVDDEENLIGIVHEKDLLQSLNIEKIVGVIEALQENLGDSNTKHTAINQELEVIRWQTYNYLQQWVKEEVADSVEINLQLQETLEELQIAEEELRQQNEQLIYSREITEAERQRYQNLFEFAPNGYLVTDSLGIIQQANYGAASLLSVRQNYLIGKPLVVFIVEKHRFQFVAQLKKIQHIQEWEIDFQSRKGSLFSASVRVNPISDSEGKRTGLLWSITDISEQQAALRERQKLEAALRQNSDVLETRVKERTAELVIANERLQQEIVEREEIQDSLQESEARLTLALEAGKIGIWDWHIQTNKTLWSPNLGLMYGLPIDTLSPNCEDFLKLVYPEDRERFQKCVSTSIEKKVDFVCEYRIVGGDSSLNWLISRGKVYCNENGEPMRMIGTTRDISERKATEQQISEQAALLDIATDGIFVRDFQAQILFWNQGAEKIYGWKSQEVLDKNPKDIFYDSTSHEQEIIPLQTVVRLGSWQGELRKRTQSNQLIIVQSRWTLMLDGDGQPKSILTVDTDITEKKRLEEQFSRAQQMEIHAKRMESIGTLAGGIAHNINNHLTPILGYAQLLRSKPLLDKDNCLPMLTTIENNAKKGAALVRQLLSFAKGVEIQYTIIQISDLIRDTIQMAKETFSFPQSIIFFTDLPPKLWTVSGDKNELEQVLINLMVNAGHAMPNGGNLSISAENLYISEEMRRINHYAGVGNYIVITVEDTGTGMPPEILERIFEPFFTTKDIGKGTGLGLSTVLGTIKSHKGFINVDSEVGKGSKFKVFLPSVNQEVIALEPDYGEMYPGRGELILVVDDEPQVLEVTKNILESYNYQTITAKNGMEAIAIYARYKQQIRAVLMDMMMPEMDGSSAISNLKKINPQVKIIACSGRNIQNMLEPSNENQVPAILLKPYTNQELLETLSYVLK from the coding sequence ATGAAATTAGTTGCAGAAGTATCTATTGATCAGACAAAACCATTAAACCCATTAGTTGATGGACTGAATGAGAAGTTAATTGATTTACCTAGTTTACATCAAATTATTGATTATTCTCCTGTAACTATTGGTCATGATAGTTATGTAATGGATGCTATTAAATTGATGAATCAGGTTGCAGTTAGTCATTTAACCCAAGAGGCAAAAGACTATGTTTTGGTGGTAGAGGGCAAGAAATTACAAGGAATTTTGACGATTAAGGATGTACTAAGGGTAGTTGCCTCAAATACTAACTTATCAGCAGTGAAAATGGCGGATGTGATGAATCAGCCACCAATTACCCTCAAAAAATCAGATTCTGAGCATATTTTAACCGTGTTGGCACTTTTAAATCAGCATGATATTCAACATTTACCTATAGTAGATGACGAAGAAAACTTAATTGGTATTGTCCATGAAAAAGACTTATTACAAAGCTTAAATATAGAAAAAATAGTGGGTGTGATTGAGGCATTACAGGAAAATCTCGGAGATTCTAATACAAAACACACAGCAATTAATCAGGAATTAGAAGTAATTCGCTGGCAAACTTATAATTATTTACAACAATGGGTGAAAGAAGAGGTTGCTGATAGTGTAGAAATTAATCTGCAACTTCAGGAAACCTTAGAAGAACTGCAAATTGCAGAAGAAGAACTGCGGCAACAAAATGAACAATTGATCTATTCTCGTGAAATTACTGAAGCAGAACGGCAGCGTTATCAAAATCTATTTGAATTTGCACCTAATGGTTATTTAGTAACTGATAGTTTAGGTATAATTCAGCAAGCTAATTATGGAGCAGCATCCCTATTATCTGTACGTCAAAATTATCTGATTGGCAAGCCATTAGTGGTGTTTATTGTTGAAAAACACCGCTTTCAGTTCGTAGCCCAGTTAAAAAAAATACAGCATATACAGGAATGGGAAATAGATTTCCAGTCTCGCAAAGGTTCGCTATTTTCTGCTAGTGTCAGAGTAAATCCTATATCTGATAGTGAAGGTAAAAGAACCGGGTTATTGTGGTCAATAACTGATATTAGCGAACAGCAAGCTGCACTGCGTGAACGCCAAAAATTAGAAGCAGCGCTCCGTCAAAATAGCGATGTTTTGGAAACCAGGGTAAAAGAACGCACGGCAGAATTAGTGATTGCTAATGAGCGATTGCAACAGGAAATCGTGGAACGAGAAGAGATTCAAGATTCCTTACAAGAAAGTGAAGCCCGACTCACATTGGCACTGGAAGCAGGTAAAATTGGAATCTGGGATTGGCATATCCAAACCAATAAAACTCTCTGGTCTCCTAATTTGGGTTTAATGTATGGTTTACCTATTGATACTCTATCTCCTAATTGTGAAGACTTTCTCAAGTTAGTCTATCCTGAAGACCGTGAGCGGTTTCAAAAATGTGTGAGTACCTCTATTGAGAAAAAAGTTGATTTTGTCTGTGAGTATCGGATAGTTGGTGGTGATAGTAGTCTAAATTGGTTGATTTCTAGGGGAAAAGTTTACTGTAATGAAAATGGTGAACCGATGCGGATGATTGGTACTACTAGAGATATTTCTGAACGGAAGGCAACTGAACAGCAAATCTCTGAACAAGCTGCCCTTTTAGATATTGCAACTGATGGAATTTTTGTCCGTGATTTTCAAGCCCAGATTCTTTTTTGGAATCAGGGTGCAGAGAAGATATATGGGTGGAAAAGTCAGGAGGTTTTAGACAAGAATCCCAAGGATATTTTTTATGATTCAACTTCCCATGAGCAAGAGATAATTCCTCTGCAAACTGTAGTGAGATTGGGAAGTTGGCAGGGTGAATTACGCAAACGTACACAATCGAATCAACTAATTATTGTTCAAAGCCGTTGGACATTGATGTTAGATGGTGATGGACAACCTAAATCTATTCTCACGGTAGATACTGATATTACTGAAAAGAAAAGACTAGAAGAGCAGTTTTCCCGCGCTCAACAGATGGAAATTCATGCTAAAAGAATGGAAAGTATTGGGACTTTAGCTGGTGGGATTGCTCACAATATCAATAATCATTTAACACCGATTTTAGGATATGCTCAATTGCTTAGAAGTAAACCTTTGTTAGATAAAGATAATTGTTTGCCAATGCTAACAACTATTGAGAATAATGCTAAAAAAGGGGCAGCTTTGGTAAGACAACTTTTATCTTTTGCTAAGGGAGTAGAGATTCAATATACAATTATTCAGATTAGTGATTTGATTAGGGATACTATTCAGATGGCTAAGGAAACATTTTCTTTTCCTCAATCTATCATATTTTTCACCGATCTCCCGCCAAAATTATGGACGGTATCTGGGGATAAGAATGAACTGGAACAGGTATTAATTAACTTAATGGTTAATGCTGGTCATGCTATGCCTAATGGTGGCAATCTGTCTATTTCTGCGGAAAATTTGTATATTAGTGAAGAGATGAGACGGATAAATCATTATGCTGGTGTGGGAAATTATATTGTGATTACCGTGGAAGATACGGGGACGGGGATGCCACCGGAAATATTAGAAAGAATATTTGAGCCATTTTTTACTACTAAGGATATTGGCAAGGGAACAGGATTAGGACTATCAACAGTGCTAGGAACGATTAAAAGTCACAAGGGTTTTATTAATGTTGATAGTGAAGTGGGGAAAGGCAGTAAATTTAAAGTATTTTTACCATCGGTAAATCAGGAAGTTATCGCTTTAGAACCGGATTATGGGGAAATGTATCCAGGACGGGGAGAGTTAATTTTGGTGGTAGATGATGAACCCCAAGTGCTGGAAGTTACGAAAAATATTTTAGAAAGTTACAATTATCAAACTATTACTGCTAAAAATGGGATGGAGGCGATCGCTATTTATGCACGGTACAAACAGCAAATTAGAGCAGTGTTGATGGATATGATGATGCCAGAAATGGATGGAAGTTCTGCTATCTCCAATTTGAAAAAAATCAATCCTCAAGTCAAAATAATTGCTTGTAGTGGACGTAATATCCAAAATATGCTGGAACCAAGTAATGAAAATCAAGTTCCTGCGATTTTATTAAAACCCTACACTAATCAAGAATTACTGGAAACATTGAGTTATGTACTGAAGTGA
- a CDS encoding glyoxalase-like domain protein yields MVIEASSIMFLLSPLTFGSFLPSLPLDSLFSTQGIMIMLLAAYAGAMWMFLSSAPKVYTVMVSDLEVARQLYAGLLDLPVAEVPLHYYYNYEQTIGATGIDPLYMSAGPSWSNSTMNNGNDGLWYQLKKNTQLHIITGASLGKKDQHRHVCFDHDCLELILMRVEVRGLKFKIRNQKPLNFLVKDYEGRVIEMAEVAN; encoded by the coding sequence ATGGTTATAGAAGCTAGTTCCATAATGTTCCTGCTGAGTCCACTCACTTTCGGCTCTTTCTTGCCCTCCCTGCCCTTGGATAGCCTGTTCTCCACCCAGGGGATTATGATTATGCTACTGGCAGCTTACGCTGGCGCTATGTGGATGTTTCTCAGCAGCGCCCCTAAAGTTTATACTGTCATGGTATCGGATTTAGAAGTTGCCCGACAGTTATATGCAGGATTGCTAGATTTACCTGTAGCGGAAGTCCCTTTGCACTACTATTACAACTACGAGCAAACCATTGGTGCAACAGGTATTGACCCGCTGTATATGTCCGCTGGTCCCAGTTGGTCTAATAGCACCATGAATAATGGTAATGACGGACTGTGGTATCAACTCAAGAAAAATACTCAATTACATATTATCACTGGTGCAAGTTTAGGCAAAAAAGATCAGCATCGTCATGTTTGCTTTGATCATGATTGTCTAGAATTAATTTTAATGCGGGTAGAAGTCAGAGGTTTAAAGTTCAAAATTCGCAACCAAAAGCCTTTGAATTTTTTAGTTAAGGATTATGAAGGGCGTGTCATTGAAATGGCTGAAGTTGCTAATTAG
- a CDS encoding ATP-dependent 6-phosphofructokinase has product MKKRIGILTSGGDCPGLNCVIRAAVSHATRTYDWQVVGIPYATQGLLERKTVPLSIHGWDLRGIDPLLNMGGTVLGSINKGDTLAHADEILAGYEAIALDALIIVGGDGSLDIIHQLSVLGNWNLIAIPKTIDHDVAFTERAIGFDTAVNTIVDAINRLIFTAASHDRVMIIEVMGRNAGHLALHSGIAGGADVILIPEVPYTIQGICNHLTELREQWQKKFAIIVVAEGISVCTEDANNPSTCTTAKCGQGQYIAEKIANCSHHLIDTRVSVLGHIQRGGIPSALDRLTATMFGKVAIDLIAQNQYDQMLAWQNGKVVTFPIQAVIDNNPSLVNPQGDLVQTARSLGIYIGE; this is encoded by the coding sequence ATGAAAAAACGTATCGGTATTCTTACAAGTGGTGGTGATTGTCCTGGGCTAAATTGTGTGATTCGCGCGGCTGTGAGTCATGCCACACGGACTTATGATTGGCAGGTAGTGGGTATCCCTTACGCCACCCAAGGGTTGCTAGAACGGAAAACAGTGCCGTTAAGTATACATGGTTGGGATTTACGTGGTATTGACCCTTTGCTAAATATGGGGGGAACGGTTTTAGGTAGTATTAATAAAGGAGATACTTTAGCTCATGCTGATGAAATATTAGCCGGCTATGAAGCGATCGCTTTAGATGCTTTAATTATTGTCGGTGGAGATGGTAGTTTAGATATTATTCATCAACTATCAGTTTTAGGTAATTGGAATTTAATTGCTATCCCCAAAACCATTGATCATGATGTCGCCTTTACAGAACGTGCAATCGGCTTTGATACGGCAGTTAATACCATTGTTGATGCCATTAACCGACTCATATTTACCGCTGCTAGTCATGACCGGGTAATGATTATCGAAGTTATGGGACGCAACGCTGGACACTTGGCTTTACACTCAGGAATTGCCGGCGGCGCTGATGTGATTTTAATTCCCGAAGTCCCCTATACTATTCAAGGAATATGTAATCATCTGACCGAATTACGCGAACAGTGGCAAAAAAAATTCGCCATTATAGTTGTTGCTGAAGGTATATCTGTTTGTACAGAAGATGCCAATAATCCTTCTACTTGCACAACTGCTAAATGTGGTCAAGGTCAATATATTGCCGAAAAAATTGCCAATTGTAGTCATCACCTGATTGATACCAGAGTTTCTGTATTAGGACATATTCAGCGCGGTGGTATCCCCTCAGCTTTAGACCGTCTCACAGCTACCATGTTTGGTAAAGTTGCCATTGATTTAATTGCCCAAAATCAATATGATCAAATGTTAGCTTGGCAAAATGGAAAGGTTGTCACTTTCCCCATTCAAGCCGTGATAGATAATAATCCCTCTCTTGTTAATCCTCAAGGTGATTTAGTCCAAACCGCTCGGTCTTTAGGTATATATATTGGTGAATAA
- a CDS encoding UPF0175 family protein — MSLVIADEFLDASQLTPTEFLQEIALHLFESGRLTCDYAAKMAQMELNTFRDLLKTRKIPLYHYDLEDFEIDLQNLQELGRL; from the coding sequence ATGTCATTAGTGATTGCAGATGAATTTTTAGACGCTTCCCAGTTAACCCCTACGGAATTTTTACAAGAGATTGCATTACATTTATTTGAGTCGGGGCGATTAACTTGTGATTATGCAGCTAAAATGGCACAAATGGAGTTAAATACTTTTCGAGATTTACTGAAAACACGTAAAATACCTTTGTATCATTATGATTTGGAGGATTTTGAGATTGATTTACAGAATTTACAGGAGTTGGGAAGATTGTGA
- a CDS encoding RNA polymerase subunit sigma-70, whose amino-acid sequence MQIPHFPEANHPLVKSLFHHSDQELLSLFQRYPDYGKYFTVIFCRYSPIVYTLIRHSARSPVQADYLFALIWRNIYYELGGLDLNQASTETESLTLQNWLINITAFHINEIKLPPTEAIHYSLKDTSPPLWCYVEQALDQLPPISRLIVLMAQTFHWSETRIAAYLQAEGEQISPSEVAISLQEGYEMLEDKLPADIRAIYLGEAGI is encoded by the coding sequence GTGCAAATTCCCCACTTTCCCGAAGCTAATCACCCATTGGTGAAGTCGCTATTTCATCACAGTGATCAAGAACTACTGAGTCTATTTCAGCGATATCCAGATTATGGCAAGTATTTTACGGTGATTTTTTGCCGTTATAGTCCCATAGTTTACACCTTAATTCGGCATTCGGCGCGATCGCCTGTGCAAGCTGATTATTTATTTGCTCTTATCTGGCGAAATATCTATTATGAATTAGGGGGACTGGACTTAAACCAAGCATCCACAGAAACGGAATCCTTAACCTTACAAAATTGGTTAATTAACATTACTGCATTCCATATTAACGAGATTAAGCTTCCACCCACAGAAGCCATTCATTATTCCCTCAAGGATACATCCCCACCACTATGGTGCTATGTAGAACAGGCATTAGATCAACTACCACCAATATCACGATTAATCGTTTTAATGGCGCAAACCTTCCACTGGAGTGAAACCAGAATTGCTGCCTATTTGCAAGCTGAAGGAGAACAAATTTCCCCTTCGGAAGTCGCAATTTCTCTCCAAGAAGGATATGAGATGCTAGAAGATAAATTACCTGCTGATATTCGGGCTATTTACTTAGGTGAAGCTGGGATTTAA